The following proteins come from a genomic window of Echinimonas agarilytica:
- a CDS encoding sulfatase, with protein sequence MLKRRFPYSIGVCFGAALALLSSSPVWSAGDAIDSKKPNFLFIAIDDLNVFNTPMGQSPDSFLHKVYPDDSVRQSVVDRLTPNLNRLAQQALTFDRAYTASPLCGPSRTALMTGVPAHVSGYYAHDKHFRLYDTLENVVTLPQYLKSQGYYTAGAGKVFHKGRTEKHNGHLSEWADQTYSWSDWIEVHSGTGGEPPKGHRRKVEVSKYWPPGGKSFTKFGTHNIPTEHSNDYLNSEFAAKLVLNGSATLKSHKGKHQTTTLPANQPWFVGVGIFAPHMPWIVEQQYLDMFPQEEMAIDRELLTWVRDGLGQLSPTGQRITRNTRFSKLTEHGLTLDPKNGDVAAWKAMFQAYLASTAFADKSIGVLLDAIENNPEKDNTVVVLWSDHGYHVGDKNRKGKTTLWEASTHSNLIILDPRIPASTKGHRTLSGVSLQDVYPTIVALAGLKRPEHLYGYDLSPVLMAPEKDWRKPVLSTYQKGNHAIRVGDYRYIRFKNGDEELYQLKDDPFEENNLAQRPKYRKQLALFSKQLDAQLNRQPNQF encoded by the coding sequence ATGTTGAAACGTCGATTCCCTTATTCTATAGGCGTGTGCTTTGGTGCCGCTTTGGCCCTGTTATCGAGCTCGCCTGTGTGGTCAGCAGGTGATGCTATTGATTCTAAGAAACCCAATTTTCTATTCATAGCGATTGATGATCTGAATGTCTTCAATACACCCATGGGGCAATCTCCCGATAGTTTTTTACACAAAGTGTACCCTGATGATTCGGTCAGGCAGTCCGTTGTAGACCGACTCACGCCGAACCTAAACCGCTTGGCTCAACAAGCGCTTACATTTGATCGTGCGTATACCGCTTCCCCCTTGTGTGGACCTTCTCGAACCGCATTGATGACCGGAGTTCCAGCGCATGTGTCGGGCTATTACGCGCACGACAAGCATTTTCGTTTGTATGACACGCTTGAAAATGTTGTGACTTTGCCGCAATACCTTAAATCGCAGGGCTACTACACTGCTGGTGCAGGTAAGGTGTTCCACAAAGGTCGAACTGAAAAACACAATGGACACTTGAGCGAATGGGCGGATCAAACATATTCATGGAGTGACTGGATAGAGGTTCATTCAGGAACAGGAGGAGAGCCTCCAAAAGGTCACCGGCGCAAAGTAGAGGTGTCTAAATACTGGCCGCCAGGTGGTAAAAGCTTTACCAAGTTTGGTACGCACAATATTCCTACTGAACACTCAAATGACTATCTGAATTCTGAGTTTGCTGCAAAACTAGTATTAAATGGCAGTGCGACGCTCAAAAGTCATAAAGGTAAGCACCAGACCACTACCTTACCTGCGAACCAACCTTGGTTTGTTGGAGTTGGTATTTTTGCCCCTCACATGCCTTGGATTGTTGAACAACAATACTTAGATATGTTCCCGCAAGAGGAAATGGCAATTGATCGAGAGTTACTGACATGGGTGCGCGATGGCTTAGGGCAGCTTTCACCTACGGGACAACGAATTACGCGCAATACGCGTTTTTCGAAATTGACCGAGCACGGCTTAACATTAGATCCTAAAAATGGTGATGTAGCCGCTTGGAAAGCCATGTTTCAAGCATATTTAGCGTCTACTGCATTTGCTGACAAAAGCATTGGTGTATTGCTTGACGCCATTGAAAATAACCCTGAAAAAGACAATACAGTGGTGGTGTTGTGGAGTGATCACGGTTACCACGTTGGCGATAAAAACCGCAAAGGCAAAACCACACTCTGGGAAGCTTCAACTCACTCCAACTTGATCATACTTGATCCTAGAATACCGGCATCCACGAAAGGGCACCGAACCCTCAGCGGAGTCAGTTTACAAGATGTGTATCCAACCATCGTCGCTTTGGCGGGCTTGAAGCGCCCTGAGCATCTATACGGCTATGATCTGAGTCCTGTATTGATGGCGCCTGAAAAAGACTGGCGGAAACCCGTTCTGAGCACCTACCAAAAAGGCAATCATGCAATTCGGGTAGGGGATTATCGCTACATTCGTTTTAAAAATGGTGACGAAGAGTTATATCAGCTCAAAGATGATCCGTTCGAGGAGAATAATCTGGCTCAACGACCGAAGTATCGCAAACAGCTGGCACTGTTTAGTAAACAGCTTGATGCTCAGTTGAATCGTCAGCCAAATCAATTTTAG
- a CDS encoding valine--tRNA ligase — MEKTFNPNAIEQAMYQAWEEKGYFKPHGDTSKESYCIMIPPPNVTGSLHMGHAFQDTIMDTLVRYQRMQEKNTLWQVGTDHAGIATQMVVERKIAAEESKTRQDYGREAFIDKIWEWKEESGGTITQQLRRLGASVDWDRERFTMDEGLSEAVKEVFVRLYEDDLIYRGKRLVNWDPKLHTAISDLEVENRDKKGQMWRFRYPLADGVKTKGGKDYIVVATTRPETMLGDTAVAVNPEDERYLDLIGKEVVLPFVERRIPIVADEHADMEKGTGCVKITPAHDFNDYEVGKRHQRPMVNVLTFDAFIRAEAEVFDFKGETSNAYSSALPEAYQGLERFAARKAIVADMDAQGLLDGIEDNDMTVPYGDRGGVVIEPMLTDQWYVRAAPLAKTATEVVESGQIEFVPKQYENMYYAWMRDIQDWCISRQLWWGHRIPAWYDANGKVYVGRTEVEVRAAHSLADDVTLSQDEDVLDTWFSSALWTFSTLGWPENTDDLKNFHPTSCLVTGFDIIFFWVARMIMMTTHFLKDENGKPQVPFKKVFVHGLIRDEQGQKMSKSKGNVLDPIDMIQGIGLEELVTKRTANLMQEKVAEKIATRTRKQFPDGIEAHGTDALRFTIMALASTGRDINWDMSRLDGYRSFCNKLWNASRYVLMNTEEHDCGQNGGELQLSLADRWILSQFNDAVKVYRDALDSYRFDMAANTLYEFTWNQFCDWYLELTKPVFQHGSEAQLRGTRHTLVTVLEALLRLMHPMMPYITEEIWQRVKGLVGNDGESIMLQPFPEYNDALNDTQAMNDVEWVKQFIVAIRNVRGELGISPNKALNTLLRNVDGNSQRCLNENQTFLKAMANLESIELPSAEADLPMCTMQMVGNMEVLIPMAGLIDAEAEIARITKQLEKMGKDAGRIEGKLSNQGFVAKAPEAVVAKEQEKLNEIKRDMAKLEAQIEQLKAL, encoded by the coding sequence GGCATTGCAACGCAAATGGTAGTGGAACGTAAAATAGCAGCCGAGGAAAGCAAAACTCGCCAAGATTATGGCCGTGAAGCCTTCATCGACAAAATTTGGGAATGGAAAGAAGAGTCAGGCGGAACCATTACTCAACAATTGCGTCGATTAGGTGCGAGTGTAGACTGGGATCGCGAACGCTTCACCATGGATGAAGGGCTTTCTGAAGCCGTTAAAGAAGTTTTTGTCCGTTTATACGAAGACGACCTGATCTACCGTGGCAAGCGCTTAGTGAATTGGGATCCAAAACTGCACACCGCTATTTCTGATCTTGAAGTTGAAAATCGAGACAAAAAAGGACAAATGTGGCGCTTCCGCTATCCACTTGCCGATGGTGTGAAAACTAAAGGCGGCAAAGATTATATTGTTGTGGCCACGACCCGCCCTGAAACGATGCTGGGCGACACCGCAGTTGCCGTCAATCCAGAAGATGAACGCTACTTAGACCTCATTGGTAAAGAAGTCGTATTACCTTTCGTCGAGCGTCGCATTCCTATCGTTGCAGACGAACACGCCGATATGGAAAAAGGCACTGGCTGTGTGAAGATCACACCCGCTCACGACTTCAATGACTATGAAGTGGGCAAGCGCCACCAGCGCCCTATGGTCAATGTCTTGACCTTTGACGCTTTTATCCGTGCTGAAGCTGAAGTCTTTGACTTCAAAGGAGAAACATCAAACGCATACAGTTCAGCATTACCAGAAGCTTACCAAGGTTTAGAGCGCTTTGCGGCCCGTAAAGCCATTGTTGCAGACATGGACGCTCAAGGCTTACTCGATGGCATTGAAGACAACGACATGACCGTACCTTACGGTGATCGTGGCGGCGTAGTCATTGAGCCAATGCTCACCGACCAATGGTATGTTCGCGCCGCTCCACTCGCCAAAACAGCCACTGAAGTGGTTGAAAGCGGCCAAATCGAGTTCGTTCCAAAACAATACGAAAACATGTATTACGCATGGATGCGCGACATTCAAGACTGGTGCATTTCACGCCAGCTTTGGTGGGGTCACCGCATTCCGGCTTGGTACGATGCCAACGGCAAAGTATACGTGGGTCGAACCGAAGTAGAAGTTCGTGCCGCCCATAGTCTCGCTGACGATGTGACTCTGAGCCAAGACGAAGATGTTCTCGACACTTGGTTTAGCTCTGCACTATGGACATTCTCAACACTGGGGTGGCCTGAAAACACCGATGACCTGAAAAATTTCCACCCAACCTCATGTTTGGTGACAGGATTCGATATTATTTTCTTCTGGGTTGCGCGTATGATCATGATGACGACGCACTTCTTAAAAGATGAAAACGGCAAACCACAAGTTCCCTTCAAAAAAGTTTTTGTGCACGGCTTAATTCGTGATGAGCAAGGCCAAAAAATGTCGAAGTCGAAAGGGAATGTGCTTGACCCTATCGACATGATTCAAGGCATTGGGCTCGAAGAGCTCGTGACCAAACGCACAGCGAACTTAATGCAAGAGAAAGTCGCAGAGAAAATCGCGACTCGCACACGTAAGCAATTCCCAGACGGTATTGAAGCCCACGGCACAGACGCATTGCGCTTTACGATTATGGCGCTCGCAAGCACAGGGCGCGACATCAACTGGGACATGTCACGCCTAGATGGTTATCGCAGCTTCTGTAATAAACTTTGGAATGCTAGCCGTTACGTGTTGATGAATACAGAAGAACATGACTGTGGGCAAAATGGTGGTGAGTTGCAACTCAGCTTGGCCGACCGTTGGATTTTAAGTCAATTCAACGATGCGGTGAAAGTATACCGAGACGCTTTAGACAGCTATCGCTTTGATATGGCAGCCAACACGTTATATGAATTCACTTGGAATCAATTCTGCGATTGGTATTTAGAGTTAACCAAACCTGTATTCCAACATGGTTCAGAGGCGCAATTGCGCGGTACTCGCCACACGCTGGTAACTGTGCTTGAAGCATTGCTGCGCCTCATGCATCCAATGATGCCATACATTACCGAAGAAATTTGGCAACGCGTCAAAGGTTTAGTGGGGAATGATGGCGAATCCATCATGCTTCAGCCGTTCCCAGAATACAACGACGCGCTGAACGACACGCAAGCCATGAACGATGTGGAATGGGTGAAACAATTCATTGTCGCCATTCGTAATGTGCGCGGCGAGCTAGGCATTTCTCCAAACAAAGCACTCAATACATTGCTTCGGAACGTGGATGGCAATTCACAACGTTGCTTAAATGAAAACCAAACATTCCTCAAAGCAATGGCAAACCTCGAATCCATCGAATTACCATCCGCTGAAGCGGATCTGCCCATGTGTACCATGCAAATGGTAGGCAATATGGAAGTTCTGATCCCCATGGCTGGTTTAATTGATGCAGAAGCTGAAATTGCTCGTATTACCAAGCAACTGGAGAAAATGGGCAAAGACGCTGGACGCATTGAAGGCAAGTTAAGCAATCAAGGTTTTGTTGCTAAGGCGCCTGAAGCGGTTGTTGCAAAAGAGCAAGAAAAGCTCAATGAGATCAAGCGTGACATGGCAAAACTAGAAGCTCAAATCGAGCAACTAAAAGCCTTATAG
- a CDS encoding 23S rRNA (adenine(2030)-N(6))-methyltransferase RlmJ, with translation MLSYRHAFHAGNFADVLKHITQILCLEHFLKKDKAFTYLDTHSGAGMYELSASESQKTGEYLQGIAKLWELQQAPDAVEKYLEVVRHFNSNIDLDFYPGSPAIAHQFLRAQDNSHCFELHPTDANLLKQNLRHIRRSKVHTSDGYTGVKALLPPPSRRGLVFIDPPYELKTDYVKAIQAIEQGYKRFSTGTYCLWYPVVQRPYVHQIIDTLNSTAIKNVLQVEWCLQADSDAFGMTGTGMLIVNPPWTLKRELEVVMPFLEQHLGSTMSHYKIQQLIAE, from the coding sequence TTGCTAAGCTATCGTCACGCTTTTCACGCTGGTAATTTTGCCGATGTTCTTAAGCACATCACGCAAATCTTATGTCTTGAACATTTTTTAAAGAAAGACAAAGCCTTCACATACCTCGACACTCACTCGGGCGCAGGTATGTATGAACTCTCGGCCTCCGAATCTCAAAAAACCGGAGAGTACCTACAAGGCATCGCAAAATTGTGGGAGTTACAACAAGCTCCTGATGCAGTTGAAAAATACCTTGAGGTTGTACGCCACTTTAATTCGAACATTGACCTTGATTTTTATCCTGGAAGCCCTGCCATTGCCCACCAATTTTTGCGTGCTCAAGATAATTCTCACTGCTTTGAACTACACCCGACAGACGCCAACCTGTTAAAACAAAATTTACGCCATATTCGACGCAGTAAAGTGCACACAAGCGATGGCTACACAGGTGTTAAAGCGCTACTCCCACCACCAAGTCGACGTGGCTTAGTCTTTATCGATCCCCCCTACGAGCTAAAGACCGACTATGTCAAAGCAATTCAGGCTATTGAACAAGGTTATAAACGTTTTTCCACTGGCACTTACTGCTTATGGTATCCAGTCGTACAGCGCCCTTACGTGCATCAAATTATCGACACATTAAACAGCACTGCCATCAAAAATGTGCTTCAGGTTGAATGGTGTTTGCAAGCAGACTCAGATGCATTTGGAATGACAGGCACAGGCATGCTGATCGTGAACCCACCATGGACGCTCAAACGTGAACTTGAAGTGGTAATGCCGTTTTTAGAGCAACACTTGGGCTCGACTATGAGCCACTATAAAATCCAACAATTAATTGCAGAATAG